From Streptomyces sp. TLI_105, the proteins below share one genomic window:
- a CDS encoding SCO5389 family protein gives MSLDVSPALLEQAERGEVDEADFVDCVRTSLPYAWEMISSLVAQLKVDGGEFADNQTPPPNEQARGQLLRALASDAIRGALQRHFGVRLAFQNCHRVAVFPLDPSVDERLARFTSVRGQLLNQSPELRDC, from the coding sequence ATGTCGCTCGACGTCTCACCGGCCCTGTTGGAACAGGCCGAGCGAGGCGAGGTCGACGAAGCCGACTTCGTCGACTGCGTCCGGACCTCCCTGCCCTACGCATGGGAGATGATCAGTTCTCTGGTGGCACAGCTGAAGGTCGACGGCGGAGAGTTCGCCGACAACCAGACGCCGCCGCCGAATGAGCAGGCACGTGGTCAGCTGCTGCGCGCGCTCGCGAGCGATGCCATTCGTGGTGCGCTGCAGCGGCACTTCGGGGTGCGTCTCGCCTTCCAGAACTGCCACCGCGTGGCGGTCTTCCCGCTGGACCCGTCGGTGGACGAGCGACTCGCCCGTTTCACGTCCGTACGGGGACAGCTGTTGAACCAGTCGCCGGAACTGCGCGACTGCTGA
- the nucS gene encoding endonuclease NucS, which produces MRLVIARCSVDYAGRLTAHLPSAPRLILVKADGSVSIHADDRAYKPLNWMSPPCTLKEGVDGEAGIWTVINKAGEKLIITMEEILHDSSHELGVDPGLIKDGVEAHLQELLADRIETLGEGYTLIRREYPTAIGPVDILCRDSDGGTVAVEIKRRGEIDGVEQLTRYLELLNRDPHLAPVKGVFAAQEIKPQARVLATDRGIGCVVLDYDALRGIEDDKLRLF; this is translated from the coding sequence ATGCGTCTCGTCATTGCCCGTTGTTCCGTGGACTACGCGGGCCGGCTCACCGCCCACCTGCCCTCCGCACCCCGTCTGATCCTGGTCAAGGCAGACGGCAGCGTCTCCATCCACGCGGACGACCGGGCGTACAAACCGCTCAACTGGATGTCCCCGCCGTGCACCCTGAAGGAGGGTGTCGACGGTGAGGCGGGCATCTGGACCGTGATCAACAAAGCGGGCGAGAAACTGATCATCACGATGGAGGAGATCCTCCACGACTCCTCGCACGAACTGGGCGTCGACCCGGGCCTCATCAAGGACGGCGTCGAGGCGCACCTCCAGGAGCTGCTCGCCGACCGCATCGAGACCCTCGGCGAGGGCTACACCCTGATCCGCCGCGAGTACCCGACCGCGATCGGCCCCGTGGACATCCTGTGCCGGGACTCCGACGGCGGGACGGTCGCGGTGGAGATCAAGCGGCGCGGCGAGATCGACGGCGTCGAGCAGCTGACCCGCTACCTGGAGCTGCTCAACCGCGACCCGCACCTCGCACCGGTGAAGGGCGTCTTCGCGGCCCAGGAGATCAAGCCGCAGGCGCGGGTCCTCGCGACGGACCGCGGGATCGGCTGCGTGGTCCTCGACTACGACGCGCTGCGCGGCATCGAGGACGACAAGCTGCGGCTGTTCTAG
- a CDS encoding AAA family ATPase, whose amino-acid sequence MDPINPGSEEYGHDTEGEEARQGRGVPAPAPARARVVRLVSGELLLTVNPVDGSEIEPCPPGQEPAAPRPRTPEERAEAARAVAPPLPPGPPAPELPLLERQEERERLTGILRQGRCARLVGAPGSGRTALLDAVAADCADLAPDGVVRLSGRHRTPTELLHELFAAVRYAPDQRPDRAALLDRLRGVGAVVVVDDLEFGAAALDELLAAAPECAFLLAAGPDTPAPSADAHVEEVLLAGLGRAAALELLESAAGRTLTEEEANWAGDLWFESEGLPLRFVQAGALLRQRDRLRVTPAEFDAFGALEEAFGPADPAAVAAAAAAAFDGIDDPDVELREIPLPSLGEGAAPAALLASRLSRAAQSALRFAVALGGEVPHQAHLPALVGDTHADAALGELMACGLLSPVGPRYRLAAGVLTQLLAHGYDHGAADRAHALAQHYAWWAAHPSVTPERAAAEADALLAALTALIPGTGESAAEHRATAVLLARAAAPAFAAGLHWGAWERALRAGQEAARLTGDVAEEAYFHHELGVLAICAGNLERARAELEASIGMRGVLADKRGTVAGRRALALVSDLSGEHAAVAPRADEPLSPPRGTPALRGPAARPGLSRPEPVTAPLPGGPVRTPATAPVPAFPDFADDGPTVVTRPDTAGSGDRRPGLKGGILGGARRNLVAVGAGALLVAVLGTVVTLGATSGNGENPATDRVTSDSTASESGTGDGLDGEEPPADGEADPAETGRATHSDSPSPSGSGSASPSASRDPSDSGSPSPSDSPTTTSPTRTTRPTSGTPTTAPTTTRPRPTITSPKPTTTPPQPPTTTPAPTTPTTTPPPTTTAPATGETTTLGAPSASETSAATDSPA is encoded by the coding sequence ATGGACCCGATCAACCCTGGGTCGGAGGAGTACGGTCACGACACCGAGGGCGAGGAGGCCCGCCAGGGTCGTGGCGTGCCCGCGCCGGCGCCCGCGCGCGCCCGCGTCGTCCGGCTCGTCTCCGGCGAACTGCTCCTCACCGTCAACCCCGTCGACGGCAGCGAGATCGAACCCTGCCCGCCCGGGCAGGAACCGGCGGCCCCCCGCCCCCGCACCCCAGAGGAGCGCGCCGAGGCCGCCCGCGCCGTCGCCCCGCCCCTCCCGCCCGGCCCTCCCGCACCCGAGCTGCCCCTCCTCGAACGCCAGGAGGAGCGCGAGCGGCTCACCGGCATCCTCCGCCAGGGCCGCTGCGCCCGCCTCGTCGGCGCCCCCGGCTCCGGCCGCACCGCCCTCCTCGACGCCGTCGCCGCCGACTGCGCCGACCTCGCCCCCGACGGCGTCGTCCGCCTCTCCGGCCGCCACCGCACGCCCACCGAGCTCCTCCACGAGCTCTTCGCGGCCGTCCGGTACGCCCCCGACCAGCGACCCGACCGGGCCGCCCTCCTCGACCGGCTCCGCGGCGTCGGCGCCGTGGTCGTCGTCGACGACCTGGAGTTCGGCGCCGCCGCCCTCGACGAGCTCCTCGCCGCCGCCCCCGAGTGCGCCTTCCTCCTCGCCGCGGGCCCCGACACCCCCGCCCCCTCCGCCGACGCCCACGTCGAGGAGGTCCTCCTCGCCGGCCTCGGCCGCGCCGCCGCCCTCGAACTCCTGGAGAGCGCCGCCGGCCGCACCCTCACCGAGGAGGAGGCCAACTGGGCCGGCGACCTGTGGTTCGAGTCCGAAGGCCTCCCCCTCCGCTTCGTCCAGGCCGGCGCCCTCCTCCGGCAGCGCGACCGGCTGCGCGTCACCCCCGCCGAGTTCGACGCCTTCGGCGCCCTCGAAGAAGCCTTCGGACCCGCCGACCCCGCGGCCGTGGCCGCCGCCGCGGCCGCCGCCTTCGACGGCATCGACGACCCCGACGTCGAACTGCGCGAGATACCGCTGCCCAGCCTCGGCGAGGGCGCCGCCCCCGCCGCCCTCCTCGCCTCCCGCCTCAGCCGCGCCGCCCAGTCCGCCCTGCGCTTCGCCGTCGCCCTCGGCGGCGAGGTCCCGCACCAGGCCCACCTCCCCGCCCTCGTCGGCGACACCCACGCCGACGCCGCCCTCGGCGAACTCATGGCCTGCGGACTGCTCTCCCCGGTCGGCCCCCGCTACCGGCTCGCCGCCGGCGTCCTCACCCAGCTCCTCGCCCACGGCTACGACCACGGGGCCGCCGACCGCGCCCACGCCCTCGCCCAGCACTACGCCTGGTGGGCCGCCCACCCCTCCGTCACCCCCGAACGGGCCGCCGCCGAGGCCGACGCGCTGCTCGCCGCCCTCACCGCGCTGATCCCCGGCACCGGCGAATCCGCCGCCGAACACCGCGCCACCGCCGTCCTCCTCGCCCGCGCCGCCGCACCCGCCTTCGCCGCCGGACTGCACTGGGGCGCCTGGGAACGCGCCCTGCGGGCCGGCCAGGAAGCCGCCCGGCTCACCGGCGACGTCGCCGAAGAGGCCTACTTCCACCACGAGCTCGGCGTCCTCGCGATCTGCGCCGGAAACCTGGAGCGCGCCCGCGCCGAGCTGGAGGCCTCCATCGGCATGCGCGGGGTGCTCGCCGACAAGCGCGGCACCGTCGCCGGCCGCCGGGCGCTCGCCCTCGTCTCCGACCTCTCCGGAGAGCACGCCGCCGTCGCCCCGCGTGCCGACGAGCCCCTCTCCCCGCCGCGCGGCACCCCCGCCCTGCGCGGCCCCGCCGCCCGCCCCGGCCTCTCGCGCCCGGAACCCGTCACGGCCCCGCTGCCGGGCGGGCCCGTCCGGACCCCGGCGACGGCCCCCGTCCCCGCCTTCCCCGACTTCGCCGACGACGGCCCGACCGTCGTCACCCGCCCCGACACCGCCGGGAGCGGCGACCGCCGCCCCGGCCTCAAGGGCGGCATCCTCGGCGGCGCCCGCCGCAACCTCGTCGCCGTCGGCGCGGGCGCGCTCCTCGTCGCCGTCCTCGGCACCGTCGTCACCCTCGGCGCCACCTCGGGCAACGGCGAGAACCCCGCCACCGACCGCGTCACCTCCGACAGCACCGCGAGCGAGAGCGGCACCGGCGACGGCCTCGACGGCGAGGAGCCGCCGGCCGACGGCGAGGCCGACCCGGCCGAGACCGGCCGGGCGACCCACTCGGACTCCCCGAGCCCGTCGGGCTCCGGGAGCGCGTCGCCGTCCGCGTCGAGGGACCCGTCCGACTCGGGCTCGCCCTCGCCCTCGGACAGCCCGACGACGACGTCCCCCACCCGGACGACGCGGCCCACCAGCGGAACCCCGACGACGGCCCCCACCACGACCAGGCCGCGCCCGACCATCACGTCGCCGAAGCCGACGACCACGCCCCCGCAGCCGCCGACGACCACCCCCGCGCCGACGACGCCGACCACCACGCCCCCGCCGACGACGACCGCCCCGGCGACCGGCGAGACCACCACCCTCGGCGCCCCCTCCGCCTCCGAGACCTCCGCCGCCACGGACTCGCCGGCCTGA
- a CDS encoding STAS domain-containing protein, with the protein MHIRGDHVELVVGGRLDVRSAADARTVLHSAVDDGVGDLVLDLTGLDSWDATGLGVIMGAHRRAGRCGRRLVLRGVPPQMQRLLVATRLHRILAIEGGLALESLPRV; encoded by the coding sequence ATGCACATCAGGGGCGACCACGTCGAGCTGGTCGTCGGGGGCCGCCTCGACGTCCGCAGCGCGGCGGACGCCCGTACGGTCCTGCACTCGGCCGTCGACGACGGAGTCGGCGACCTGGTGCTCGACCTGACCGGCCTCGACTCCTGGGACGCGACCGGACTGGGCGTCATCATGGGCGCCCACCGGAGGGCCGGCCGCTGCGGCCGGCGCCTCGTCCTGCGCGGGGTGCCGCCCCAGATGCAGCGGCTCCTCGTCGCCACCCGGCTCCACCGCATCCTCGCCATCGAGGGCGGCCTCGCCCTGGAGTCCCTTCCCCGCGTGTGA
- a CDS encoding 3-hydroxyacyl-CoA dehydrogenase family protein encodes MARKLAVIGAGLMGSGIAQVSAQAGWDVVLRDVTDAALTRGTDGIKASYDKFVAKGKLTAEDAEAALGRITATTELDAVADADVVVEAVFENLDVKHDIFRSLDKIVKDGAVLASNTSAIPITKIAAVTERPEAVVGVHFFSPVPMMQLVELVRGYKTSDETLATARAFAESVGKTCIVVNRDVAGFVTTRLISALVVEAAKLHESGVATAEDIDIACKLGFGHAMGPLATADLTGIDILVNAANNIYTESQDEKFAPPELMRRMVDAGDIGRKSGQGFYKY; translated from the coding sequence GTGGCCAGGAAGCTCGCCGTCATCGGGGCCGGACTCATGGGATCCGGCATCGCGCAGGTCTCCGCACAGGCGGGCTGGGACGTCGTCCTGCGTGACGTCACCGACGCCGCCCTGACCCGCGGCACCGACGGCATCAAGGCGTCGTACGACAAGTTCGTCGCCAAGGGCAAGCTCACCGCCGAGGACGCCGAGGCCGCGCTCGGCCGGATCACCGCCACCACCGAGCTCGACGCCGTCGCCGACGCGGACGTCGTCGTCGAGGCCGTCTTCGAGAACCTCGACGTCAAGCACGACATCTTCCGCTCGCTCGACAAGATCGTCAAGGACGGCGCCGTCCTCGCCTCCAACACCTCCGCGATCCCGATCACCAAGATCGCCGCGGTGACCGAGCGCCCCGAGGCCGTCGTCGGCGTCCACTTCTTCTCGCCCGTGCCGATGATGCAGCTCGTCGAGCTGGTCCGCGGCTACAAGACGAGCGACGAGACCCTCGCCACCGCCCGCGCGTTCGCCGAGTCCGTCGGCAAGACCTGCATCGTCGTCAACCGCGACGTCGCCGGCTTCGTCACCACCCGCCTCATCTCCGCCCTCGTCGTCGAGGCCGCCAAGCTCCACGAGTCGGGCGTCGCCACCGCCGAGGACATCGACATCGCCTGCAAGCTCGGCTTCGGCCACGCCATGGGCCCGCTCGCCACCGCCGACCTCACCGGCATCGACATCCTGGTGAACGCCGCCAACAACATCTACACCGAGTCCCAGGACGAGAAGTTCGCGCCGCCGGAGCTGATGCGCCGGATGGTGGACGCGGGTGACATCGGCCGCAAGAGCGGGCAGGGCTTCTACAAGTACTGA
- a CDS encoding TetR/AcrR family transcriptional regulator, with translation MAEGLRERKKRETKQRISDIATGLFLEHGFASVTVADVAEAADVSVNTVYNYFPAKEDLFLDRMDGVTLRLARMVRGRDRGESAAQAVLRELRQDIGAVSPAYGLMDGFDAFMNVIEHAPTLKARLFHLRDQVQEAVVTTLREETGAAADDPLPLLVGGQLTWIESAVVGYITREMTAGRKATTVSREALVLLDEIEELLSEKVLTYAVREG, from the coding sequence ATGGCCGAGGGACTCAGGGAACGCAAGAAGCGCGAGACGAAACAGCGGATCTCGGACATCGCGACCGGACTCTTCCTGGAGCACGGCTTCGCGAGCGTGACCGTCGCGGACGTCGCCGAGGCGGCGGACGTCTCCGTCAACACCGTCTACAACTACTTCCCGGCCAAGGAGGACCTCTTCCTCGACCGGATGGACGGCGTCACCCTCCGCCTCGCCCGGATGGTCCGCGGCCGCGACCGGGGCGAGTCCGCCGCCCAGGCCGTCCTGCGCGAACTCCGCCAGGACATCGGGGCCGTGTCACCCGCCTACGGGCTCATGGACGGCTTCGACGCCTTCATGAACGTCATCGAGCACGCGCCCACCCTCAAGGCCCGCCTCTTCCACCTGCGGGACCAGGTCCAGGAAGCCGTCGTGACCACCCTGCGCGAGGAGACCGGCGCGGCCGCCGACGACCCGCTGCCGCTGCTCGTCGGCGGCCAGCTCACCTGGATCGAGAGCGCCGTCGTCGGCTACATCACCCGCGAGATGACCGCCGGACGCAAGGCGACCACCGTCTCCCGCGAGGCCCTCGTCCTCCTCGACGAGATCGAGGAGCTGCTGAGCGAGAAGGTCCTGACGTACGCCGTGCGCGAGGGCTGA
- a CDS encoding ABC transporter ATP-binding protein, with the protein MPIISTAGLARTFPTRNGPVEAVRGIDLTVRPGEILGLLGPNGAGKTTTLRMLTTLLPPTGGAATIAGHDLLKEPAAVRRRIGYVAQSGGLDPQETVRSELVMQGRLYGLDRARATARAEELAADLGLGELLDRKTPALSGGQRRRLDLAMGLTHRPEVLFLDEPTTGLDPGSRADLWALVRRLRDEHGTTVVLTTHYLDEADALADRLVIVDKGTVVAEDSPAGLKAAHGVTTLQEAFLAATGRTPAPADTTPVAV; encoded by the coding sequence ATGCCCATCATCAGCACCGCCGGGCTCGCCCGGACCTTCCCGACCAGGAACGGCCCCGTGGAGGCCGTCCGAGGGATCGACCTCACCGTCCGGCCCGGCGAGATCCTCGGACTCCTCGGCCCCAACGGCGCCGGCAAGACCACCACCCTCCGAATGCTCACGACGCTCCTCCCGCCCACCGGCGGCGCCGCCACCATCGCCGGCCACGACCTCCTCAAGGAGCCCGCCGCCGTACGTCGGCGCATCGGATACGTCGCCCAGTCCGGCGGCCTCGACCCCCAGGAGACCGTCCGCTCCGAGCTCGTCATGCAGGGCAGGCTCTACGGCCTGGACCGGGCACGCGCCACGGCCCGTGCCGAGGAGCTCGCCGCCGACCTCGGCCTCGGCGAACTCCTCGACCGGAAGACCCCGGCGCTCTCCGGCGGCCAGCGCCGCCGGCTCGACCTCGCCATGGGGCTCACCCACCGCCCGGAGGTCCTCTTCCTCGACGAGCCGACGACCGGCCTCGACCCCGGCAGCCGCGCCGACCTGTGGGCCCTGGTGCGGCGGCTGCGCGACGAGCACGGCACCACCGTCGTCCTCACCACGCACTACCTCGACGAGGCCGACGCGCTCGCCGACCGGCTCGTGATCGTGGACAAGGGCACGGTCGTCGCCGAGGACAGCCCCGCCGGCCTCAAGGCCGCGCACGGCGTGACCACCCTCCAGGAGGCCTTCCTCGCCGCCACCGGCCGCACCCCCGCCCCCGCCGACACCACCCCCGTAGCGGTCTAG
- a CDS encoding ABC transporter permease, with translation MLLHDTALVFGRYARQTLRSPFQIFFGALMPLLYLLFFGPLLTGLPLGREGDSWQILVPGLLLQLGLFGASFAGFSIIMEKNWGVLDRMRVTPVSRLALLLGRVLRDAALFVFQAVLLVLVAIPMGLRAPVAGVLIGFGFVALLSAALASLSYALALKLRTPQEFGPAINTLAMPAMLLSGLMLPMALAPGWLDVVSHLMPFRYLVDAVREAYIGHYTTPTMLYGVLVALALTALAVTVGTRTFRSAGT, from the coding sequence ATGCTGCTCCACGACACCGCGCTCGTCTTCGGGCGCTACGCCCGCCAGACCCTGCGCTCCCCGTTCCAGATCTTCTTCGGCGCCCTGATGCCCCTGCTCTACCTGCTCTTCTTCGGGCCGCTGCTCACCGGCCTCCCGCTGGGCCGCGAGGGCGACTCCTGGCAGATCCTCGTGCCCGGACTGCTGCTCCAGCTCGGCCTCTTCGGCGCCTCGTTCGCCGGTTTCTCGATCATCATGGAGAAGAACTGGGGCGTGCTCGACCGGATGCGGGTCACCCCGGTCAGCCGGCTCGCCCTGCTGCTCGGCCGGGTCCTGCGGGACGCCGCGCTCTTCGTCTTCCAGGCGGTCCTGCTCGTCCTCGTGGCGATCCCCATGGGCCTGAGGGCGCCGGTCGCCGGGGTCCTCATCGGCTTCGGCTTCGTCGCCCTGCTCTCCGCCGCGCTCGCCTCGCTCTCGTACGCCCTGGCCCTGAAGCTGCGGACCCCGCAGGAGTTCGGGCCCGCGATCAACACGCTCGCGATGCCGGCGATGCTGCTGTCGGGCCTGATGCTGCCGATGGCCCTCGCCCCCGGCTGGCTCGACGTGGTCTCGCACCTCATGCCCTTCCGCTATCTGGTGGACGCGGTCCGGGAGGCGTACATCGGCCACTACACGACGCCGACCATGCTGTACGGGGTGCTGGTCGCCCTCGCCCTGACGGCCCTGGCCGTGACGGTCGGCACACGCACGTTCCGCAGCGCCGGTACGTAA
- a CDS encoding cob(I)yrinic acid a,c-diamide adenosyltransferase: MVNLTRIYTRTGDKGTTALGDMSRTAKTDLRISAYADANEANAAIGTAIALGQLDEDVVKVLVRIQNDLFDVGADLCTPVVENPEYPPLRVEQAYVDKLEADCDRFLEELEKLRSFILPGGTPGAALLHQACTVVRRAERSTWAALEVHGETMNALTATYLNRLSDLLFILARTANKEVGDVLWVPGGDR, translated from the coding sequence ATGGTCAATCTGACGCGCATCTACACCCGTACCGGCGACAAGGGCACCACGGCGCTCGGTGACATGAGCCGGACCGCCAAGACGGATCTGCGGATCTCGGCCTACGCCGACGCCAACGAGGCCAACGCCGCCATCGGGACGGCCATCGCCCTCGGGCAGCTCGACGAGGACGTCGTGAAGGTCCTCGTCCGGATCCAGAACGACCTCTTCGACGTGGGCGCCGACCTCTGCACGCCGGTGGTGGAGAACCCCGAGTACCCGCCGCTGCGCGTCGAGCAGGCGTACGTCGACAAGCTGGAGGCCGACTGCGACCGCTTCCTGGAGGAGCTGGAGAAGCTGCGCTCCTTCATCCTGCCGGGCGGCACGCCCGGCGCGGCCCTGCTGCACCAGGCGTGCACGGTGGTCCGGCGGGCGGAGCGCTCCACGTGGGCGGCCCTGGAGGTGCACGGCGAGACGATGAACGCCCTGACCGCCACGTACCTCAACCGGCTATCGGACCTGCTCTTCATCCTTGCCCGTACCGCGAACAAGGAGGTCGGGGACGTGCTCTGGGTGCCGGGCGGGGACCGCTGA
- a CDS encoding sensor histidine kinase, with protein MTLPRPHRIDLFIAATGLVGGLILWSFGLYVTGDHVFGQRWATLVPLAVMSGTEAVRRTAPRAALIVGTLAIVADQFTKGNLATVLMFTDVVYAAVVYGPPASARRIPYTTGLITVGITVVLLIWWQNALALLVGVLSGMISFLPAITGAIVRNHREAADAARLRAEQTALLAEMDRAQAVVAERARMARELHDMVANHLSAIAIHSTAALSLDEPATTRRALTVIRENSVAGLAEMRRLIGLLRDSGGDAEPGAVPSLDALDGLLAQARTNGSSGGLEFVLEDTRRAGGAALPAPVELAAYRIVQESLTNAVKHASPGTVTVRVGHGDGVLTVDVDSPYGKRPGPGAPGTGSGLVGMRERAELLGGEFRAAATGAVWRVRAVLPADEKAGSA; from the coding sequence GTGACGCTCCCCCGCCCCCACCGCATCGACCTGTTCATCGCCGCCACCGGCCTGGTCGGCGGGCTGATCCTGTGGTCGTTCGGGCTGTACGTGACGGGGGACCACGTCTTCGGACAGCGCTGGGCGACGCTCGTCCCGCTGGCCGTGATGTCCGGGACGGAGGCCGTGCGCCGCACAGCTCCCCGGGCCGCCCTGATCGTCGGAACCCTCGCGATCGTCGCGGACCAGTTCACCAAGGGGAACCTGGCGACGGTCCTGATGTTCACGGACGTGGTCTACGCGGCCGTGGTGTACGGGCCGCCGGCCTCGGCGCGCCGCATCCCGTACACGACCGGTCTGATCACGGTCGGGATCACGGTCGTCCTGCTGATCTGGTGGCAGAACGCGCTCGCACTCCTCGTCGGGGTGCTCAGCGGCATGATCTCCTTCCTGCCCGCGATCACGGGCGCGATCGTCCGCAACCACCGCGAGGCGGCGGACGCCGCCCGGCTGCGGGCCGAACAGACCGCGCTGCTCGCCGAGATGGACCGGGCGCAGGCGGTGGTGGCCGAGCGGGCCCGGATGGCGCGCGAGCTGCACGACATGGTCGCGAACCACCTCTCGGCGATCGCGATCCACTCCACGGCCGCGCTCTCCCTCGACGAACCGGCCACCACCCGGCGGGCGCTGACGGTGATCCGGGAGAACAGCGTGGCGGGCCTCGCCGAGATGCGGCGGCTCATCGGACTCCTCCGGGACAGCGGCGGGGACGCGGAACCGGGGGCGGTGCCGAGCCTCGACGCCCTGGACGGTCTGCTCGCCCAGGCCCGTACGAACGGCTCGTCCGGCGGCCTGGAGTTCGTCCTCGAGGACACCCGGCGCGCGGGCGGAGCCGCCCTGCCGGCGCCGGTGGAGCTGGCCGCGTACCGGATCGTGCAGGAGTCGCTGACCAATGCGGTCAAGCACGCCTCCCCCGGTACGGTCACCGTACGGGTCGGCCACGGCGACGGGGTCCTGACGGTGGACGTCGACTCGCCGTACGGGAAGCGGCCGGGGCCGGGGGCGCCCGGAACGGGTTCGGGTCTGGTGGGGATGCGGGAGCGCGCCGAGCTGCTCGGCGGGGAGTTCCGGGCGGCGGCCACGGGAGCGGTCTGGCGGGTGCGGGCGGTGCTGCCCGCGGACGAGAAGGCGGGGAGCGCATGA
- a CDS encoding response regulator transcription factor, translating to MTIRVVVAEDQSAVRAGLVLILGSAPDIEVVGEAADGERAVELARELRPDLVLMDVQMPRMDGVTATRLVVSEGLADVLVLTTFDLDTYVFGALRAGASGFLLKDTEAKDLITAVRTVARGEGLIAPAVTRRLIAEFAAPSRPVTDSAVLDALTPREREVLSALGLGLSNAEIAVRLDMAEATVKTHVSKVLGKLALRSRVQAAVLAQELGV from the coding sequence ATGACGATCCGGGTGGTCGTGGCCGAGGACCAGTCCGCGGTACGGGCGGGGCTCGTGCTGATCCTGGGCAGCGCGCCGGACATCGAGGTGGTCGGCGAGGCGGCGGACGGCGAGCGGGCGGTGGAGCTGGCCCGCGAACTGCGCCCGGACCTGGTCCTGATGGATGTGCAGATGCCCCGGATGGACGGGGTGACGGCGACCCGTCTGGTGGTGTCGGAGGGCCTCGCCGATGTGCTCGTCCTGACGACGTTCGACCTGGACACCTACGTCTTCGGGGCACTGCGGGCCGGGGCCTCGGGCTTCCTGCTGAAGGACACGGAAGCGAAGGACCTGATCACGGCGGTGCGGACGGTGGCGCGCGGCGAGGGCCTGATCGCCCCGGCGGTGACGCGGCGGCTGATCGCGGAGTTCGCGGCCCCGAGCCGTCCGGTGACGGACTCCGCCGTACTGGATGCGCTGACGCCCCGGGAGCGGGAGGTGCTCTCCGCGCTGGGGCTCGGTCTGTCGAACGCGGAGATCGCGGTACGTCTCGACATGGCGGAGGCGACGGTGAAGACGCACGTCAGCAAGGTGCTGGGGAAGCTGGCGCTGCGGAGCCGGGTCCAAGCGGCGGTGTTGGCGCAGGAGTTGGGGGTTTAG